A window of Paremcibacter congregatus contains these coding sequences:
- a CDS encoding IS3 family transposase (programmed frameshift), whose amino-acid sequence MKQKTVRKSTSSERVVKNIRRKSRKIYSAEEKIRIVLDGLRGEMSIAELCRREGIAESVYYKWSKDFLEAGKQRLAGDTARAANSDEVKGLRREACDLKEVVAEQTLELRLFKKHDRGWGRRRMRYPASEKLEIIRLVESSHLPAKRTLDRLDIPKTTFYRWYDRFLMDGPEALEDKPSLPGCVWNRIPDRIRAKIIDLALECPELSPRELAVRFTDTQSYFVSESSVYRLLKAHDLITSPAFIVIKAANEFKDKTTAINQLWQTDFTYFKIIGWGWFYLSTILDDFSRYVIAWKLCTTMKTTDVTETLERALKASGCDQVNVVHKPRLLSDNGASYISGELADWLEDKNMQHTRGAPYHPQTQGKIERWHQTLKNRVLLENYFLPGDLETQIRTFIDYYNHHRYHESLKNLTPADVYFGRGQSILNKRERIKHKTIKQRRLRHAKKAA is encoded by the exons ATGAAACAAAAAACCGTACGCAAATCAACCAGCTCTGAGAGGGTGGTTAAGAACATTCGCCGCAAGAGCCGTAAAATATATTCGGCAGAGGAAAAGATCCGCATCGTGCTTGATGGTCTTCGCGGCGAGATGAGCATTGCCGAGCTATGCCGCCGTGAGGGGATCGCCGAAAGCGTCTATTACAAATGGTCGAAAGACTTTTTGGAAGCGGGTAAACAACGCCTTGCTGGCGATACCGCCCGTGCGGCCAATAGCGATGAAGTGAAAGGCCTGCGCCGGGAAGCCTGTGACCTGAAGGAGGTTGTAGCCGAACAGACCCTTGAACTACGTCTGTTT AAAAAGCATGATCGGGGATGGGGGAGACGACGAATGAGATATCCGGCATCTGAAAAACTGGAGATCATACGTCTGGTGGAAAGTTCCCATCTTCCTGCCAAGCGGACATTGGACAGATTGGACATCCCCAAAACTACCTTCTATCGCTGGTATGACAGATTCCTGATGGATGGGCCGGAAGCATTGGAAGACAAGCCTTCCTTGCCCGGTTGTGTATGGAACCGCATCCCGGACAGGATACGGGCGAAGATAATTGATCTGGCCCTGGAATGCCCCGAGTTATCTCCGCGTGAGCTGGCGGTACGCTTTACGGACACGCAAAGCTACTTTGTCTCGGAAAGCTCGGTTTACCGGCTGCTGAAAGCCCATGATCTGATTACCAGTCCGGCCTTTATCGTGATCAAGGCCGCCAATGAGTTCAAGGACAAGACAACCGCCATCAACCAGTTGTGGCAAACGGACTTTACCTATTTCAAGATCATTGGTTGGGGCTGGTTTTATCTGTCCACCATCCTTGATGATTTCTCACGTTATGTCATTGCCTGGAAGCTCTGCACGACCATGAAGACCACGGATGTGACGGAAACGCTGGAACGCGCCCTCAAAGCCTCTGGCTGTGATCAGGTCAATGTTGTTCACAAACCACGCCTGTTATCTGACAATGGGGCCAGCTATATCTCCGGGGAACTGGCGGACTGGCTGGAAGATAAGAACATGCAACATACCCGTGGTGCACCCTATCACCCTCAGACACAGGGCAAAATCGAACGCTGGCATCAGACCCTCAAAAACCGTGTCCTGCTGGAGAATTACTTCCTGCCCGGTGATTTGGAAACCCAGATTAGGACTTTTATCGATTATTACAACCACCATCGTTACCATGAAAGCTTGAAAAATCTAACGCCTGCTGATGTCTATTTCGGTCGGGGACAATCCATTTTAAATAAAAGAGAAAGGATTAAACACAAAACAATAAAACAACGACGCTTGCGGCATGCAAAGAAAGCTGCTTAA
- a CDS encoding CBS domain-containing protein translates to MYVRNVLQHKGHDIISVAPDNSLQEVAKTLRENKIGAVLVCEKAGRMCGVLSERDIIIAIAKHGGVILEGKVAEFMTEGVYTCSLDDEIKTVMEQMTRRRVRHLPVVEDGNVVGMISIGDVVKQRMAETEAESEALKTYITTA, encoded by the coding sequence ATGTACGTCAGAAATGTTCTTCAGCATAAGGGCCACGACATTATATCCGTCGCACCGGATAATAGTTTGCAGGAAGTCGCCAAAACACTGCGGGAAAACAAGATCGGCGCGGTTTTGGTTTGTGAGAAGGCTGGCCGTATGTGCGGCGTACTGTCCGAACGGGATATCATTATCGCCATCGCCAAGCATGGCGGCGTTATTCTGGAAGGCAAGGTTGCCGAATTTATGACGGAAGGGGTCTATACCTGTTCTCTTGATGATGAAATTAAAACGGTTATGGAGCAAATGACCCGGCGTCGGGTCAGGCATCTGCCGGTGGTCGAGGACGGCAATGTGGTGGGGATGATCAGTATCGGCGATGTGGTGAAACAACGTATGGCCGAGACCGAAGCGGAATCAGAAGCTTTGAAAACCTATATCACCACGGCGTAA